In Daphnia pulicaria isolate SC F1-1A chromosome 5, SC_F0-13Bv2, whole genome shotgun sequence, a single genomic region encodes these proteins:
- the LOC124341445 gene encoding TSC22 domain family protein 1-like encodes MAVVLDEFNFETLAIAQDLLNAGEECTLRGLNYTAKWLAELDFAVSQKLNPDVADSLEYQQPKRKGRARYILAKKYFDVKEYSRCAHYTQECTDSVSVFLHYYSRYMAGEKTIVEDESDKSSETRLAHLKLLHHDLGRLRNTPKWDGYLCYLYGLVLRKMDLPHSLQVLQDSVNLNPLNWAAWLELANLIKNSEMLSQLKLPDCWMKFLFMGHILGELHLDEAALNLYEKLHQGVFEHSLYIKSQIAKIYYSLRDGIQAATKFSEIREEDPYCLDAMDVYSNVLYVQINQPELAQLAHQAFAVDKYRVETCCIVGNYYGLRGQHEKAVLYLQRALRLNPHYSYAWTIMGHENIEMKNSNAAIACYRKATEMNMRDFRAWYGLGQAYEILKMPLYSLYYYRMAQSLKPDDSRMLVALGDAYDKLERLHDAKKCYWKAHCVGDLECIALLRLAKTYDKLKETDHAAAAYCDYLRDSEKQGSGEGDEHHGQAYLYLASYYLSKGPQFLDLAREYAQKCVEYPTTLADGKALLREVVQRCQEENSRVGPSSTVDIKKTSSFQITSVRVSSSISNDGEDDSCGEVDDTQTEPSEVGSHNQIDVEEDIETGGDNGPSVMYNVPVSLAQQQVNDGGALKLEDKDHGLQRRFRVVKIESAEPFKRGRWLCMDFLDQPSIQPILTKDEPGSGTSSSGSLSDHISGEDVQHHAAFLHQPHQTIQSLGSGAVLNPCSQQASSSIHVVPHSLPASAASVNYSPAQQQQMLQQSMYQTQSSVPLVYPPVASVTSLLQPTAATITTSNATSLAIPLISSQSTSSVTAGSATLPGLSSNVAQPFLQQPVPPGLLQQQQPMAGQSAYTASAVAPQQQQQQQQQYVTSASGIQPGMTAQHLPSQQPAQPVVAQIPVMAQQNLIPVQASSSSTIGAPAPHPLAPTLIQPSTSIPTQSNSMHPVVLLPPSAPLQQQSQPTPVVPIHGPPPGLIPQHPHPPIGLQPQQQQQQQQPQQQQQPGNQGQPTFAEVVASAPVQSLPSTQHLQQHAPQPTTSVPVQPIGVVPTSNMQPPEVVMQQQSVQQMQPMQQTHLQQTGSVLMQPQQQPHPQQQQQQQQQQQQQQQQQQQQQQQQQQQQQQQQQQQQQPTLVQQTATPHAIYGNSNNPTIPTAVMSVASSIQPQVQLIMAAPSTLTTPIVSSSVGGEAAGTMSAAPHAAGVLNKSQSLADDGHTGGSTDDHTSASGSSTVAIDNKIEQAMDLVKSHLMFAVREEVEVLKERIDVLMERIAFLESENQILRAAATQETLAQIAQLEATFPVSGNDTIGGGGSVSVVGVASSIGAIVNNTITSTTTTPSTTTSCTSSQLPSGTSPAP; translated from the exons atggCTGTTGTATTAGACGAATTCAATTTCGAAACTCTTGCTATAGCGCAAGATCTTTTAAATGCTGGCGAAGAATGTACTTTGAGAGGTCTCAACTATACTGCCAAATG GCTTGCTGAATTGGATTTCGCCGTATCACAAAAACTGAATCCAGATGTTGCTGACAGTCTTGAATACCAACAgcccaaaagaaaaggaagggcTCGATATATTTTGGCAAAAAAGTATTTTGATGTTAAAGAATACAGCAG atGTGCACATTACACACAAGAATGCACTGACTCTGTTAGCGTGTTCTTGCATTACTATTCTAGATACATGGCTGGTGAGAAGACCATTGTTGAGGATGAAAGTGACAAATCaa gtGAAACAAGATTAGCTCATTTGAAACTACTGCATCATGATTTAGGAAGGTTAAGGAATACTCCTAAGTGGGATGGTTATCTCTGCTATTTGTATGGTTTAGTATTGAGAAAAATGGACCTTCCTCATTCACTTCAAGTTCTTCAAGACTCTGTCAATCTGAATCCACTTAACTGGGCTGCCTGGCTTGAACTtgcaaatttgattaaaaacagTGAAATG CTCAGTCAACTGAAATTACCTGATTGCTGGATGAAGTTTCTTTTTATGGGGCACATTTTAGGTGAGCTTCATTTAGATGAAGCAGCACTTAACTTGTATGAAAAACTTCACCAAGGAGTGTTTGAACATAGTCTATACATCAAGAGTCAAATTGCAAAAATTTACTACAGTTTAAGAG ATGGAATTCAAGCTGCTACAAAATTCAGTGAAATTCGCGAGGAAGACCCTTATTGCCTTGACGCCATGGATGTTTACTCTAACGTTCTTTACGTTCAAATTAACCAGCCTGAATTGGCGCAACTAGCCCATCAGGCCTTTGCAGTAGACAAATATCGAGTAGAGACTTGTTGCATCGTTG gaaaTTATTACGGTTTACGGGGTCAGCACGAGAAGGCTGTTCTCTACCTTCAAAGAGCTTTAAGACTTAATCCTCATTATTCCTACG CTTGGACTATCATGGGCCACGAAAACATTGAAATGAAGAACTCTAACGCTGCTATTGCTTGCTACAGAAAAGCTACTG AGATGAACATGCGTGATTTCAGAGCCTGGTATGGACTGGGCCAAGCCTATGAAATCTTAAAAATGCCTCTGTACAGCCTTTATTATTACCGAATGGCACAGTCGCTGAAGCCTGATGATTCTCGTATGCTGGTGGCTTTGGGTGATGCCTACGACAAACTAGAAAGATTGCATGACGCCAAAAAATGCTACTGGAAAGCCCACTGTGTAGGCGACTTGGAATGCATTGCTCTATTGCGACTTGCCAA GACTTATGATAAGCTGAAGGAGACTGATCACGCAGCAGCGGCTTACTGCGATTATTTGCGCGATAGCGAAAAACAGGGATCTGGAGAAGGGGACGAGCATCACGGCCAAGCCTACCTCTATCTAGCTAGTTACTA CCTGTCCAAAGGGCCTCAGTTCCTTGACCTAGCCCGCGAATACGCCCAGAAATGCGTAGAGTATCCAACG ACGCTTGCTGACGGTAAAGCCTTGTTACGCGAAGTTGTGCAGCGATGTCAGGAAGAAAACTCTCGA GTGGGACCATCGTCTACTGTGGACATCAAGAAAACAAGTTCGTTCCAAATAACTAGTGTGAGAGTCTCATCCAGCATCAGTAATGATGGGGAGGATGACTCCTGTGGTGAGGTGGATGACACACAGACTGAACCGTCTGAAGTGGGAAGCCACAACCAAATTGATGTGGAAGAGGATATAGAAACTGGTGGGGATAATGGTCCATCAGTGATGTATAACGTGCCAGTATCACTAGCTCAACAACAAGTCAATGATGGAGGTGCCCTCAAGTTAGAGGACAAGGATCATGGTTTGCAACGAAGATTTAGGGTTGTCAAGATTGAAAGTGCTGAGCCCTTTAAACGTGGAAGATGGCTCTGCATGGACTTCCTGGATCAACCTTCCATCCAGCCCATCTTAACCAAGGATGAACCTGGTTCAGGAACATCAAGTTCAGGCAGTTTGTCAGATCACATATCTGGTGAAGATGTGCAACATCATGCAGCATTCTTGCACCAGCCCCACCAAACTATCCAG AGCCTCGGCAGTGGAGCAGTCTTGAATCCTTGCAGTCAGCAGGCCAGCAGTAGTATTCATGTAGTACCACATTCCTTGCCCGCCAGTGCGGCTTCCGTCAATTACTccccagcccagcagcagcagatgctTCAGCAGTCCATGTATCAGACACAATCTTCTGTTCCATTAGTCTACCCACCAGTAGCTTCCGTAACATCTTTGCTGCAGCCAACAGCAGCTACCATAACCACATCCAATGCCACAAGTCTCGCCATCCCACTAATATCTTCGCAATCTACGTCCTCGGTAACTGCTGGTAGTGCCACGTTGCCCGGCCTATCTTCCAATGTTGCGCAGCCATTTCTTCAGCAACCCGTCCCGCCAG GCCTtttgcaacaacagcaaccaaTGGCTGGCCAATCTGCTTACACAGCTTCAGCCGTTGCcccacagcagcaacaacaacagcaacaacaatatgTCACTTCGGCGTCTGGCATCCAACCAGGAATGACAGCGCAGCATTTGCCATCTCAGCAGCCTGCCCAACCAGTTGTCGCACAGATTCCAGTAATGGCCCAACAAAACTTGATTCCCGTGCAAGCTAGCAGTAGCAGTACCATTGGAGCTCCGGCGCCACACCCTTTGGCGCCGACCTTAATCCAGCCATCGACTAGTATTCCGACGCAATCGAATTCGATGCATCCGGTCGTGCTATTGCCTCCATCGGCTCCATTGCAGCAACAATCGCAGCCGACACCGGTGGTACCAATTCACGGTCCTCCACCCGGACTCATTCCTCAGCACCCACATCCGCCGATAGGGCTCCAaccgcagcagcaacaacaacagcagcagcctcaacagcagcagcaacctgGTAATCAGGGTCAACCCACGTTTGCAGAGGTGGTCGCCTCTGCTCCAGTGCAATCCCTACCCAGCACGCAACATCTCCAACAGCATGCTCCTCAGCCGACGACGTCCGTGCCCGTTCAGCCGATTGGAGTTGTTCCAACTTCCAACATGCAGCCACCTGAAGTGGTTATGCAACAACAATCTGTCCAGCAAATGCAACCAATGCAACAAACACATCTTCAACAAACTGGTTCTGTACTTATGCAACCTCAACAACAACCGCAtccgcagcaacaacagcagcagcagcagcaacaacaacagcagcaacagcagcaacaacagcagcagcagcagcagcagcaacaacagcaacaacaacagcagcagcagcagcagccaacatTAGTCCAACAAACGGCGACTCCACATGCCATTTATGGCAACAGCAACAATCCAACGATTCCGACGGCAGTAATGTCCGTCGCTTCCAGCATCCAGCCGCAAGTCCAGCTGATCATGGCTGCTCCGTCGACCCTGACAACTCCCATCGTAAGCAGCAGCGTAGGCGGAGAGGCGGCCGGGACCATGTCAGCTGCACCCCATGCCGCTGGAGTGCTCAACAAATCGCAGAGCTTGGCAGACGATGGGCACACCGGCGGTTCAACCGACGATCATACCAG
- the LOC124340962 gene encoding frizzled-7-B-like: MSLYKSVIFASILALLLTVITVSSTISDRDSLPHHGRCEAITIPLCKDILYNETIFPNLLNHQKQEDAGLEVHQFYPLVKVKCSPDLQIFLCSVYAPVCTVLDKPIPPCRSLCLSARSGCEGLMNKFGFQWPESLECSRYPEGGAAGELCVGENNTSSGTSHGGNDGYRPPYKVSGGLGGVPNYPRNPLNELGNYPGVYPGGPGGSVVGGSPTGYGAGSNWYGGPSGIRSGFTSVNSNYSRDHGFICPAQFRVPKGLDYVVRVGGKVYPDCGAPCKGMFFNESEVRFSRVWIVVWGAICMASCLFTVLTFLLDVRRFRYPERPVVFLSVCYFMVALAYVIGYAMGDSVSCNAPFDPPQDFSVDKADMVETITQGTKRESCTILFMLLYYFEMAANLWWVVLTLTWFLAAGLKWGHEPIEAKSHYFHLVTWALPAALTIAILAMGKVEGDVLSGVCSVGIWDMSALRLFVLAPLFLFLIVGTIFLLGGFISLFRVRTLMKSGGTKTDKLEKFMLRIGIYSFLYTVPAIIVIACLLHEQAFFDSWMLRWQEDKCRDPQWIKFVFACPSQSLAYAKGAGGYPTAPTYPKPEFAVFMIKYLMMLIVGISSGFWVMSSKTLATWSNFYRRLFWLKPEPTGVYV, translated from the exons ATGTCTCTTTACAAAAGTGTTATTTTCGCCTCCATCCTGGCTTTGTTGCTAACTGTTATAACTGTTAGCTCCACCATCTCTGATCGAGACAGTTTGCCTCACCATGGCAGGTGTGAAGCCATCACAATTCCCTTGTGTAAAGATATTCTTTATAATGAGACTATCTTCCCAAACCTGCTTAACCaccaaaaacaagaagatgCTGGACTGGAAGTCCACCAGTTTTATCCACTGGTGAAGGTCAAATGCAGCCCAGACTTACAGATCTTCCTCTGTTCTGTCTACGCTCCTGTGTGCACGGTCCTGGACAAGCCCATCCCTCCTTGTCGTTCCCTCTGCTTGTCAGCTCGCAGTGGCTGTGAGGGACTCATGaacaagtttggttttcagtGGCCAGAAAGCTTAGAATGCAGCAGATATCCTGAAGGTGGTGCAGCTGGAGAACTTTGTGTTGGAGAAAACAATACAAGCTCAGGGACTAGCCACGGTGGAAATGATGGCTACAGGCCTCCTTACAAAGTTTCAG GTGGACTAGGTGGAGTACCCAACTACCCCAGAAATCCTCTAAATGAATTAGGCAATTACCCTGGTGTCTATCCTGGAGGACCAGGTGGATCTGTTGTTGGTGGTAGTCCTACAGGCTATGGCGCAGGCTCCAATTGGTACGGGGGACCAAGTGGCATCCGATCGGGATTCACCTCAGTCAATAGCAACTACTCTCGCGATCATGGATTTATTTGCCCTGCTCAGTTCCGGGTGCCAAAAGGTCTTGACTATGTCGTTCGGGTCGGAGGGAAAGTCTATCCGGATTGCGGTGCCCCCTGTAAGGGCATGTTCTTCAACGAAAGCGAAGTTCGTTTTTCACGTGTCTGGATCGTGGTCTGGGGTGCCATCTGCATGGCATCTTGTCTCTTCACT GTTCTGACTTTCTTGCTGGACGTACGCCGATTCCGCTACCCTGAGCGGCCCGTCGTCTTCCTTTCAGTGTGCTATTTTATGGTGGCACTGGCCTACGTCATAGGATACGCTATGGGGGATTCTGTATCGTGTAATGCGCCATTTGATCCGCCACAAGATTTTTCAGTCGATAAAGCCGACATGGTTGAAACCATCACCCAG GGAACAAAACGCGAATCTTGCACAATCCTCTTCATGTTGCTCTACTATTTTGAAATGGCTGCCAATCTCTGGTGGGTCGTCTTGACGCTTACTTGGTTCCTCGCAGCCGGTCTCAAGTGGGGTCACGAACCTATCGAAGCCAAGTCTCATTATTTCCATCTGGTGACGTGGGCCCTCCCTGCTGCTCTGACCATCGCCATTTTAGCCATGGGCAAAGTCGaag GCGACGTGTTGAGCGGTGTGTGTTCGGTTGGCATTTGGGATATGTCTGCCTTAAGACTCTTCGTACTGGCGCCTCTATTCCTTTTCCTCATCGTCGGCACCATTTTCTTATTGGGCGGATTCATCTCTCTATTTCGG gTGAGAACGTTGATGAAGAGCGGAGGAACCAAAACGGATAAGCTAGAAAAGTTCATGCTGCGCATTggaatctattcctttttaTACACAGTACCGGCCATCATTGTTATCGCATGCCTTCTTCACGAACAG GCTTTCTTCGATTCCTGGATGTTGAGATGGCAAGAGGACAAATGCCGTGACCCACAGTggatcaaatttgtttttgcctGCCCGTCACAGAGTCTGGCTTATGCCAAAGGCGCCGGCGGTTACCCTACGGCTCCTACCTACCCGAAACCGGAATTCGCCGTTTTTATGATCAA GTATCTGATGATGTTGATTGTCGGAATCAGCTCCGGCTTTTGGGTCATGTCCTCCAAGACGTTGGCTACGTGGAGCAACTTTTATCGCCGTCTCTTTTGGTTGAAACCGGAACCGACGGGAGTTTATGTCTGA